In the Fibrobacter sp. UWR4 genome, one interval contains:
- a CDS encoding four helix bundle protein, with protein sequence MRDFHSLDIWKKSHELTLDVYRVTETFPKNEIFALTSQVRRAAYSIPMNIAEGCGRKSEAEFCQFLNISSGSASELEYQMLLARDLGYLDSIAFNQLSEKVVTVRKMICSFASYASSLTAPKARPRTSKPAESRRPHT encoded by the coding sequence ATGCGTGATTTTCATTCGCTTGATATTTGGAAAAAGAGCCACGAGCTGACTCTTGATGTTTATCGCGTGACGGAAACTTTTCCAAAGAACGAAATCTTTGCTCTTACCTCACAAGTCCGTAGGGCCGCGTACTCAATCCCCATGAATATTGCAGAGGGATGTGGTAGAAAGTCTGAAGCTGAATTCTGTCAGTTTCTGAATATATCTTCAGGCTCTGCATCTGAATTGGAATATCAGATGCTGTTAGCTCGCGATTTGGGATATTTAGATTCTATTGCTTTTAATCAGTTGAGTGAAAAAGTTGTGACTGTTCGAAAAATGATTTGCTCGTTTGCATCATATGCTTCTTCCCTCACAGCGCCGAAGGCGCGACCTCGTACCTCAAAGCCTGCTGAAAGCAGGCGTCCTCATACCTAA
- a CDS encoding polysaccharide biosynthesis tyrosine autokinase: protein MDLNSQNNLQSVNQVSVVPTKDDEIDLLEVLGILLKHKVFLILCVIVGCGIGFLASNWARPQYTSDALLQIDVKGNKAGKAMGEMGALLDVANPAEAEIELLKSRMVLSYVVQKENLCFNAYPKDPIKRLTHTEGRMDLENLHIPEIAITEKWMARTIDDSTYAIITPEETELARGVLGKELVAPYGGDSLVILVKRMRAEPDQMFVLVESDPLDAVRSLVKQLNVAEKGKQTGIIGVSFTHQYPDRAAAILNSIANVYLRQNVEMRSAEAEKTLEFLEQQLPGVKAKLDSAEKNLADYRHKIGSVDMTGETRAHLEKDAALQRQILELEQQRQEATRLFKEEHPSVQTIVKQQNRLRAELSKLKNSAEKMPLTQQEVLRLQEEVAVQNAQYTSMLNNIQQLRVVRAGEVGNVRVVDYAQIERKPSKPNKKMIFLGCVAGAFLLGALLIYLLQMTKRGVRSSLEIERATGVSVYAKIPESDNNILHHRKKGKNTLPLVEQSPDDPASEAFRSLYTAIDFSIANQKVVMVTGMVPGVGKSFVSKNLAALYATNGKRVLLIDADMRRGVVYSKHRQGLGDVLSGKVPLDNVISETLVKNMFALGAGNSEVAPSELLRGENFKRLLEDAKSQFDMIVVDTPPLNLVTDSELIYPVVDFALFVLHYGRHSMEQIKESMIKVERCGDKPHAFVMNHVEHDGRGYGYGYGGYGYGKYGYYSNRKKKK from the coding sequence ATGGATTTGAATTCTCAGAATAATCTTCAGAGCGTGAATCAAGTGAGCGTAGTCCCTACTAAGGATGACGAAATCGATCTTCTTGAAGTACTGGGTATTCTCCTGAAGCATAAGGTCTTTTTGATTTTATGTGTTATCGTCGGTTGCGGTATTGGATTTTTAGCTTCCAATTGGGCTCGTCCCCAATATACTAGCGATGCCCTTTTGCAAATTGACGTAAAGGGAAACAAGGCTGGCAAGGCGATGGGCGAAATGGGTGCGCTACTTGATGTGGCCAATCCTGCCGAGGCGGAAATTGAGTTGTTGAAGAGCCGCATGGTCCTGAGTTATGTGGTTCAGAAGGAAAATCTTTGTTTTAACGCCTATCCCAAGGATCCGATTAAGCGACTGACTCATACGGAAGGCCGTATGGATCTTGAAAACCTTCATATTCCCGAAATTGCCATTACTGAAAAATGGATGGCAAGGACTATTGACGATTCCACCTACGCGATTATTACTCCCGAAGAAACGGAACTTGCTCGCGGTGTGCTTGGCAAGGAATTGGTCGCTCCTTATGGGGGAGACTCTTTGGTCATCCTGGTGAAGAGGATGCGTGCTGAACCGGACCAAATGTTCGTGCTTGTTGAATCGGATCCTCTGGATGCAGTCCGCTCATTAGTCAAGCAGCTGAATGTCGCCGAAAAGGGCAAGCAGACTGGCATTATCGGAGTGTCCTTTACGCATCAGTATCCGGATCGTGCAGCTGCGATTCTGAACTCTATTGCCAATGTCTATCTGCGTCAAAATGTGGAAATGCGCAGTGCTGAAGCTGAAAAGACTTTGGAATTCCTGGAACAGCAACTTCCGGGCGTTAAGGCTAAACTAGACTCTGCTGAAAAGAACTTGGCCGATTATCGCCATAAGATTGGTTCTGTGGATATGACGGGTGAAACCCGCGCCCATCTTGAAAAGGACGCTGCCTTGCAACGTCAGATTCTGGAACTTGAACAGCAGCGCCAGGAAGCTACTCGTCTTTTCAAGGAAGAACATCCCTCCGTCCAGACCATCGTCAAACAGCAAAATCGCCTTCGTGCCGAACTTTCCAAGTTGAAGAATTCTGCAGAAAAGATGCCTTTGACTCAGCAGGAAGTACTTCGTCTCCAGGAAGAGGTTGCTGTTCAAAATGCTCAGTATACATCCATGTTGAATAATATCCAGCAGCTTCGCGTGGTTCGTGCAGGTGAAGTGGGTAATGTTCGTGTTGTTGACTATGCCCAGATTGAACGCAAACCGTCTAAGCCTAACAAGAAGATGATTTTCCTGGGTTGTGTGGCTGGCGCGTTCCTCCTTGGAGCACTGCTGATTTACTTGCTCCAGATGACCAAGCGTGGTGTCCGCAGTTCTCTTGAAATTGAACGTGCAACCGGTGTTAGCGTTTATGCCAAGATTCCTGAATCTGACAACAACATCCTGCATCATCGCAAGAAGGGGAAGAATACTTTGCCCCTGGTTGAACAGTCTCCGGACGATCCTGCAAGTGAAGCTTTCCGTTCTCTTTATACTGCAATTGACTTTAGTATTGCCAATCAGAAGGTTGTCATGGTTACCGGTATGGTGCCGGGCGTGGGTAAGTCCTTTGTTTCCAAGAACCTTGCTGCACTGTATGCTACGAACGGCAAGCGAGTCCTCCTGATTGACGCAGACATGCGTCGTGGTGTTGTTTATAGTAAGCATCGTCAGGGCTTGGGTGACGTCCTATCGGGTAAGGTTCCTTTGGACAATGTCATATCCGAAACTCTTGTCAAGAACATGTTTGCCCTTGGTGCAGGCAACTCCGAAGTTGCTCCTAGTGAACTTCTCCGTGGAGAAAACTTCAAGAGACTTCTTGAAGATGCTAAGTCACAGTTTGACATGATCGTGGTGGATACTCCTCCTCTGAATCTTGTAACTGATTCGGAACTTATTTACCCTGTGGTGGATTTCGCTCTGTTTGTTCTCCACTATGGTCGCCATTCCATGGAACAGATAAAGGAATCCATGATCAAGGTGGAACGCTGTGGAGACAAGCCTCATGCCTTTGTGATGAATCATGTGGAACATGATGGCCGTGGCTATGGGTACGGCTATGGTGGTTATGGCTACGGTAAGTACGGCTACTACAGCAATCGAAAAAAGAAGAAATAA
- a CDS encoding ATP-dependent Clp protease ATP-binding subunit produces the protein MSDINGIFSKKAKAVLQAARMAARNLGSDSISTEHLLLGLVREDSGFAAETLKYLKVNLNDLGETVQRSLSSNGGIMTVGDAHGSLLSFTATCKSALFNAAKIAKDEDDQYIGPEHLMLAILQKSETPAAGTLSTFGVTFENFQQALAMIKREVTDEQVPGEAGEGAERMGEAAPRMGETRQQARAQSRSKTPILEHFGRDLTAMARQGKLDPIIGREQEIERLIQILCRRKKNNPALIGEPGVGKTAIIEGLALKIAQKKIPELLANKRVVSLDVAAMVAGTKYRGQFEERVKGLIMELQRVDNSVILFIDELHTIVGAGGSEGSLDASNIFKPALARGELQCIGATTLDEYRKYIEKDAALDRRFQTIVVNPPSSEESIRILEGLRAKYEQHHKVRYTPEAIRASVNLAERYISERFLPDKAIDVLDEAGARVRLNSIRTPEDLKAMEDELAQAMQQKEEAIAEQQYESAAALRDKIEALTAQIAERREALNKEDAAELPVVDENEIRDCISKMTGIPVSRLAGEEAQKLLKLGNEIKERVIGQDQAVDAVVKAIRRTRAGIRDTKRPMGSFLFLGPTGVGKTELAKVLSLSLFGSEDSMIRIDMSEYMEKHSISRLIGAPPGYVGFEDSGGQLSEKVRKRPYCVVLLDEIEKAHPDVYNLLLQILDDGILTDSYGRKINFKNTIIIMTSNAGAREVRHSSGMGFTKMGETDDYERMETAIREETKRVFSPEFLNRIDEQIVFRPLSRSDLNSVVDIQLTFLQKNLSERGILLEVSQSAKEFVVNHNYDSALGARPIRRSIQQLIEDEIAEGLLLGIYKDFSTISLDVVDNKLKFTSEALPN, from the coding sequence ATGTCCGATATTAACGGTATTTTTTCAAAGAAGGCGAAAGCTGTTTTGCAGGCGGCCCGTATGGCTGCCCGCAACTTAGGTAGCGACAGTATTAGCACGGAACATTTGCTTCTAGGGCTGGTCCGTGAAGATTCCGGTTTTGCTGCGGAAACCTTGAAGTATCTGAAGGTGAACCTGAACGATTTGGGCGAAACGGTCCAGCGTTCTCTTTCTTCCAATGGCGGCATTATGACGGTGGGGGATGCTCACGGTTCTCTCCTGTCCTTTACTGCAACTTGTAAGTCTGCGCTTTTCAATGCCGCAAAGATTGCTAAGGATGAAGACGACCAGTATATTGGTCCCGAACACCTGATGCTTGCAATTCTTCAGAAGAGCGAAACACCTGCTGCTGGGACCTTGTCTACTTTCGGTGTGACTTTTGAAAATTTCCAGCAGGCACTTGCCATGATTAAGCGCGAAGTAACCGATGAACAGGTTCCTGGTGAAGCTGGGGAAGGTGCTGAACGTATGGGAGAGGCTGCTCCCCGCATGGGTGAAACCCGCCAGCAGGCTCGAGCTCAGTCCCGTTCCAAGACTCCGATCCTGGAACATTTCGGTCGTGATTTGACTGCTATGGCTCGCCAGGGCAAGCTTGACCCGATTATCGGTCGTGAACAGGAAATTGAGCGACTCATCCAGATTCTTTGCCGACGCAAGAAGAATAATCCTGCATTGATTGGTGAACCGGGCGTGGGTAAGACCGCTATTATCGAAGGTCTTGCCCTTAAGATTGCCCAGAAGAAAATTCCCGAATTGCTGGCCAACAAGCGTGTGGTAAGTCTGGATGTGGCTGCCATGGTTGCTGGTACCAAGTATCGCGGCCAGTTTGAAGAACGTGTGAAGGGCCTCATTATGGAACTTCAGCGTGTAGATAATTCCGTAATCCTCTTTATCGATGAACTTCACACCATCGTCGGTGCTGGAGGTTCTGAAGGTAGCCTGGATGCTTCTAATATTTTTAAGCCAGCTCTTGCCCGCGGTGAGTTGCAGTGCATTGGCGCTACCACTCTGGATGAATACCGCAAGTACATCGAGAAGGATGCCGCTCTGGATCGCCGTTTCCAGACCATCGTGGTGAACCCGCCTTCTTCCGAAGAATCTATCCGCATTCTCGAAGGTTTGCGTGCCAAGTACGAACAGCACCATAAGGTACGTTATACTCCGGAAGCAATCCGCGCTTCCGTCAATTTGGCTGAACGCTACATTTCTGAACGTTTCCTCCCGGATAAGGCCATTGATGTGCTGGATGAAGCAGGCGCTCGTGTCCGACTGAATTCCATCCGTACTCCAGAAGACTTGAAGGCGATGGAAGACGAATTGGCTCAGGCCATGCAGCAGAAGGAAGAAGCTATTGCTGAACAGCAGTACGAATCCGCTGCCGCCCTTCGTGACAAGATTGAAGCTCTTACTGCACAGATTGCAGAACGACGTGAAGCCCTCAATAAGGAAGATGCCGCAGAACTTCCAGTGGTTGACGAAAATGAAATCCGTGACTGCATTAGCAAGATGACGGGTATTCCTGTGAGCCGCCTTGCGGGTGAAGAAGCCCAGAAACTTTTGAAGCTGGGTAATGAAATTAAGGAGCGTGTCATTGGACAGGACCAGGCCGTGGATGCTGTGGTGAAGGCTATTCGCCGTACCCGTGCAGGCATCCGCGATACCAAGCGTCCTATGGGTAGCTTCCTGTTCCTGGGCCCCACAGGCGTGGGTAAGACCGAACTTGCCAAGGTTTTGAGCCTCTCCCTATTTGGTAGCGAAGATTCCATGATCCGTATCGATATGAGCGAATACATGGAAAAGCATAGCATTAGCCGCCTGATCGGAGCGCCTCCGGGATACGTAGGCTTTGAAGATAGCGGTGGACAGCTTTCCGAAAAGGTCCGCAAGCGTCCCTATTGCGTGGTCCTTCTGGATGAAATCGAGAAGGCTCACCCTGACGTGTACAATCTGCTCCTGCAGATTCTGGATGACGGTATCCTTACGGATAGTTATGGCCGTAAGATCAACTTCAAGAACACCATCATTATTATGACTAGTAATGCGGGGGCTCGTGAAGTTCGCCATAGTTCCGGCATGGGCTTCACCAAGATGGGGGAGACCGACGATTACGAACGTATGGAAACTGCTATCCGTGAAGAAACCAAGCGCGTATTCTCGCCGGAATTCTTGAACCGTATTGACGAACAGATCGTGTTCCGTCCGCTGTCCAGATCTGACCTGAATTCTGTGGTGGATATCCAGCTGACCTTCCTTCAGAAGAATCTTTCTGAAAGAGGTATCCTCCTGGAAGTGTCCCAGTCTGCTAAGGAATTTGTGGTGAATCATAACTACGATTCCGCACTGGGAGCTCGTCCCATCCGCCGCTCTATCCAGCAGCTGATTGAAGATGAAATCGCTGAAGGCCTTCTTCTTGGAATATACAAGGACTTCTCTACTATTTCCCTGGACGTGGTGGATAACAAACTGAAGTTCACTTCCGAGGCATTGCCAAATTAG
- a CDS encoding ABC transporter ATP-binding protein, translating into MSNVILETRDLRRVFSETGEKLEILKGVNFSMKDGELVALTGSSGSGKSTFLNLVGMLDTPSSGEILFKGKPLSKFSSLEKDLYHRVQVGFVFQFHHLLSEFTALENVCVPGRILGTSDKECRERAEMLLETVGLKDRLKHLPRELSGGERQRIAIARALMNKPDLVLADEPSGNLDEENSEKLNELFGELNEKFNQAFLIVTHDEKLASFAKRRVVMHGGVIQSIE; encoded by the coding sequence ATGAGTAATGTGATTTTGGAAACTCGTGATCTTCGTCGTGTATTCAGCGAAACTGGTGAAAAGCTGGAGATCCTGAAGGGTGTTAATTTTTCCATGAAGGACGGGGAACTGGTGGCTTTGACTGGTTCTTCTGGTTCCGGTAAGTCTACCTTCCTGAATCTTGTTGGAATGTTGGATACTCCGTCTTCTGGAGAAATCCTCTTTAAGGGAAAGCCTCTTTCTAAGTTCAGCAGTCTGGAAAAGGACTTGTACCATCGTGTACAGGTGGGCTTTGTGTTCCAGTTCCATCATTTGCTTAGTGAATTTACTGCCTTGGAAAATGTTTGCGTTCCTGGTCGAATTCTTGGAACTAGCGATAAGGAATGTCGCGAACGTGCGGAAATGCTTTTGGAAACGGTTGGTCTGAAGGACCGCCTGAAGCATTTGCCCAGAGAGCTTTCCGGTGGAGAACGCCAACGTATTGCCATTGCCCGCGCCTTGATGAACAAGCCGGACCTAGTTCTTGCGGATGAACCCAGTGGTAACCTGGATGAAGAAAATTCTGAAAAGTTGAACGAACTTTTCGGTGAACTGAACGAAAAATTCAATCAGGCGTTCCTCATTGTGACTCACGATGAAAAACTGGCTAGCTTTGCCAAGCGTCGAGTGGTGATGCATGGCGGTGTCATCCAATCCATCGAATAG
- a CDS encoding nucleoside monophosphate kinase — protein sequence MAKISAVLIFGAPGSGKGTVGAKLAATTSLKHLSTGDIFRGIAPSSESGKLLASYSSKGLLVPNEATVEIFGRYVEGLVNTNKLNPEKDTLLLDGIPRTVEQVKLIESIVDVKHIFVLDIKDEATIVARLLNRAKIEGRKDDADEAVIKNRLKVYKESTAKVLSKYNKKIISHIVGDNTPDEVFCDVLKAYVDFCKASAKAAKPAKKAAKKPAKKK from the coding sequence ATGGCAAAGATTTCTGCCGTTCTTATCTTTGGTGCACCGGGTTCCGGTAAGGGCACTGTGGGCGCTAAGCTCGCTGCTACCACTTCTCTGAAGCACCTCTCCACTGGTGACATCTTCCGCGGCATCGCTCCTTCCAGCGAATCCGGCAAGCTCCTCGCTTCCTATTCCAGCAAGGGCCTCCTGGTTCCTAACGAAGCTACCGTTGAAATCTTCGGCCGCTATGTTGAAGGTCTGGTTAACACCAACAAGCTGAACCCGGAAAAGGACACCCTCCTTCTGGATGGTATTCCTCGTACTGTTGAACAGGTGAAGCTTATCGAATCCATCGTCGACGTGAAGCACATCTTCGTGTTGGACATCAAGGACGAAGCAACCATCGTTGCTCGCCTCCTGAACCGCGCTAAGATCGAAGGCCGTAAGGATGACGCTGACGAAGCTGTTATCAAGAACCGTCTCAAGGTTTACAAGGAATCTACCGCCAAGGTCCTTTCCAAGTACAACAAGAAGATCATCTCCCATATCGTTGGCGACAACACTCCGGATGAAGTGTTCTGCGACGTGCTGAAGGCTTACGTTGACTTCTGCAAGGCTTCCGCTAAGGCTGCTAAGCCCGCTAAGAAGGCTGCAAAAAAGCCGGCTAAGAAGAAGTAA
- a CDS encoding ABC transporter permease: protein MSKLEFLIAWRYLGAQRKSLFVSLIGIFSMLGVSIGVFALVVALAAVNGFEEEVTAQMIGKDAHFDIMSYNGEAIAPYDSLMKEVRSREPRVTGASPFLVYKVGISSKKVNDGIVIYGIETESAKTVTDIYKYIKWGNYSVDSLEDLSGKLRPGIILGSGLANRLRVVVGDKLVLQTFQSPDAVVAGGGPKMMMCVVSGIFETGTYEYDGNLAYIGIPELQKLLGLGDAVTGVQFRLTDHWIAGEVVDSLGSWLGYPYYATDWKTKNSTLLKWMNYEKFIVAAVICLIILVAAFNIISSLIMVVIDKTKEIGILRSMGFSKAGIMRVFMLMGSFIGVGGTIVGGSIGLILCKLQEAYHFIKLPGDVYVIPYFPISVHLMDVVLVFVIGIALCVAATILPAWKASRLDPVGAIRHE from the coding sequence ATGTCCAAACTTGAATTTCTCATTGCCTGGCGATACTTGGGGGCTCAGCGTAAGAGCCTCTTTGTTTCTCTTATTGGCATTTTCAGTATGCTGGGTGTGTCCATCGGTGTTTTTGCTCTGGTGGTGGCTCTTGCTGCTGTAAATGGTTTCGAAGAGGAAGTCACTGCCCAGATGATTGGCAAGGACGCCCACTTCGACATTATGTCCTACAATGGCGAAGCCATTGCTCCTTACGACAGTCTGATGAAGGAAGTCCGCTCCCGTGAACCTCGTGTGACGGGTGCATCTCCCTTCCTGGTCTACAAGGTGGGGATCAGTTCCAAGAAGGTAAACGACGGCATTGTCATTTATGGTATTGAAACTGAATCAGCCAAGACGGTGACGGATATCTACAAGTACATCAAGTGGGGAAATTATTCCGTGGACAGTCTGGAAGACTTGAGCGGAAAACTGCGACCCGGTATTATCCTGGGGTCCGGCCTTGCCAACAGGCTGCGTGTGGTGGTCGGCGATAAGCTGGTTCTCCAGACCTTCCAGAGTCCCGATGCTGTGGTTGCTGGTGGCGGTCCCAAGATGATGATGTGCGTCGTGAGCGGCATTTTTGAAACAGGTACTTACGAGTACGATGGAAACCTTGCGTACATAGGTATTCCTGAATTGCAAAAATTACTGGGCCTTGGTGACGCAGTCACTGGCGTTCAGTTCCGTTTGACCGATCACTGGATCGCAGGTGAAGTGGTGGACAGCCTTGGTTCATGGTTAGGTTATCCTTACTACGCCACGGACTGGAAAACCAAGAACTCCACATTGCTCAAGTGGATGAACTACGAAAAGTTCATTGTTGCGGCTGTGATTTGCCTGATAATCCTGGTTGCAGCCTTCAATATCATCAGTTCCCTGATTATGGTGGTCATCGATAAGACTAAGGAAATTGGTATCCTCCGCAGTATGGGCTTTAGCAAGGCGGGTATCATGCGTGTGTTCATGCTCATGGGAAGTTTCATTGGCGTGGGCGGTACCATTGTTGGTGGCTCCATCGGTTTGATTCTGTGCAAACTGCAGGAGGCTTACCACTTCATCAAACTTCCTGGGGATGTATACGTGATTCCTTATTTCCCCATTTCCGTGCACCTGATGGATGTTGTTCTCGTGTTTGTCATCGGCATTGCATTGTGTGTTGCAGCCACCATTCTGCCTGCCTGGAAAGCCAGCAGACTTGATCCTGTGGGGGCAATCCGCCATGAGTAA
- the lysS gene encoding lysine--tRNA ligase, with amino-acid sequence MAMQDMNDQVVARLAKLDKFKEMGVEAYPHKFNRTHDSKVLKENKDALIASQEEVAFAGRVVRFNRKGKMCFMHLKDRFGRLQVVCARDEVGEENYEIVKMTDLGDFIGVNGTMFETQSGEYSVRVKKVTMLSKAVRPLPVAKEKIDENGNKVVFNEFADVDTRYRQRYIDMAMNDDVKEVFIKRSKIMQSIREYLIEKGFIEVETPTLQPIYGGANARPFTTHHNACDMTLYMRVAPELYLKRCIVGGMEKVFEFSKNFRNEGMDRTHSPEFTGLEFYEAYADYNDMMVHFENIYERACIAANGTTKIMTQGKEIDFKAPWPRYTMKGAIEKFGGIKVDDLSDDQIKAKIDELGGHLDGEFSRGRGILELFELTVEEQLIQPTFIMDMPTESTPLCKKHRTQEGLIEQFEPYANGWELGNAYTELNDPLRQRELLEDQVRRGRGGEGETHPMDENFLHAIESGLPPTGGVGFGIDRMVMLLTNQETIRDVQLFPLMKPEV; translated from the coding sequence ATGGCAATGCAAGATATGAATGACCAGGTCGTCGCTCGCCTGGCTAAGCTGGACAAGTTCAAGGAAATGGGTGTTGAGGCCTATCCTCATAAGTTTAATCGCACCCATGATTCCAAGGTCCTTAAGGAAAACAAGGACGCTCTCATCGCTTCCCAGGAAGAAGTGGCTTTTGCTGGCCGAGTTGTCCGTTTCAATCGCAAGGGCAAGATGTGCTTTATGCACCTGAAGGACCGTTTCGGCCGCCTGCAGGTGGTTTGCGCCCGCGACGAAGTGGGTGAAGAAAACTACGAAATCGTGAAGATGACCGACCTTGGCGACTTCATCGGTGTCAACGGTACTATGTTCGAAACTCAGAGTGGCGAATACTCCGTCCGCGTGAAGAAGGTGACCATGCTTTCCAAGGCTGTGCGCCCGCTCCCCGTTGCCAAGGAAAAGATTGACGAAAACGGCAACAAGGTGGTGTTCAACGAATTTGCAGACGTGGATACCCGCTACCGTCAGCGCTATATCGACATGGCTATGAACGACGATGTGAAGGAAGTCTTCATCAAGCGTTCCAAGATCATGCAGTCCATTCGTGAATACCTCATCGAAAAGGGCTTCATCGAAGTGGAAACCCCGACCTTGCAGCCCATTTACGGTGGTGCAAACGCCCGCCCGTTCACTACCCACCACAACGCTTGCGACATGACCCTCTACATGCGCGTGGCTCCGGAACTTTACCTGAAGCGCTGCATCGTGGGCGGTATGGAAAAGGTTTTCGAATTCTCCAAGAACTTCCGTAACGAAGGCATGGACCGTACCCATAGCCCGGAATTCACCGGTCTGGAATTCTACGAAGCCTACGCCGACTACAACGACATGATGGTTCATTTCGAAAACATCTACGAACGCGCCTGTATCGCTGCAAACGGCACCACCAAGATCATGACCCAGGGCAAGGAAATCGACTTCAAGGCTCCGTGGCCCCGCTACACCATGAAGGGTGCTATCGAAAAGTTCGGCGGCATCAAGGTGGACGATTTGTCTGACGACCAGATTAAGGCCAAGATTGACGAACTGGGTGGCCATCTGGATGGCGAATTCAGCCGTGGCCGTGGCATTCTGGAACTGTTCGAACTGACTGTCGAAGAACAGCTGATCCAGCCCACCTTCATCATGGACATGCCCACCGAATCTACTCCGCTTTGTAAGAAGCATCGTACTCAGGAAGGCCTCATCGAACAGTTCGAACCCTATGCCAACGGCTGGGAACTGGGTAATGCCTATACCGAATTGAACGATCCTCTGCGTCAGCGCGAACTTCTGGAAGACCAGGTCCGTCGTGGCCGCGGTGGTGAAGGCGAAACTCACCCCATGGACGAAAACTTCCTGCACGCAATCGAATCCGGCCTGCCTCCTACCGGCGGTGTGGGCTTCGGTATCGACCGTATGGTGATGCTCCTGACCAACCAGGAAACCATCCGCGACGTGCAGCTCTTCCCGCTGATGAAACCTGAGGTTTAG